From the genome of Prunus persica cultivar Lovell chromosome G8, Prunus_persica_NCBIv2, whole genome shotgun sequence:
CGGCGGGCAATGCTTCAAAGGGCCTCCACAGAGTCCGGTGTTGTTTGCATAGCTTTCAGGTCCAATTGATGTATTATTAAAGTTTGGGACTGGGCCAGACAGCTGATTGTTGGCCACACTAAATGTTTTAATCCTAGTAAGCTGGCCAAGCTCTGGAGGAATGATACCCGAGAACTTGTTGTTGTCAAGCTTAAGCACATTCAGATAGCTGCAATTGGAAAGCTTCATTGGGATTTGCCCTGTGAAGCTGTTAGATGAGAGATCAAGGGACGTAATGAACGTAATGATTTTATCGATATCAGTAGGAAGAGGTCCATTGAGCTGGTTGCTTGAAAGATCTAACCCTGTTAGGCTTGTGCAATTTGCTACGCCTTGAGGAAACGAGCCCTTCAGTCCCAAATCCGAAAGCTTGATGTTTAAAACTCTACTCTCGTGAGGGTGCCAACACTCGACCCCAAGAAAGTTGCAGATGAAGCCTTCAGTGTTGTTGTTGAAATCCCAAGAGTTTAAGTACCCCAAAGTGTCCTCAAGTGATgcttttatacttttcaagCAGTTGATATCACTCTCAACACCAAAGCTGAAACCACAACTAAGCAGCAACCAGAGGACACTGCCAATAAAAATGCCAGCATCTTGTTTTCTCAACAACATATGCATCAAGAAAGCCATCAAAATGGGATAATGggctaaaagaaaataaaaaaaaagttctatTTAGTTCATGAAGCCAAAG
Proteins encoded in this window:
- the LOC18768458 gene encoding probably inactive leucine-rich repeat receptor-like protein kinase At5g48380, with the translated sequence MAFLMHMLLRKQDAGIFIGSVLWLLLSCGFSFGVESDINCLKSIKASLEDTLGYLNSWDFNNNTEGFICNFLGVECWHPHESRVLNIKLSDLGLKGSFPQGVANCTSLTGLDLSSNQLNGPLPTDIDKIITFITSLDLSSNSFTGQIPMKLSNCSYLNVLKLDNNKFSGIIPPELGQLTRIKTFSVANNQLSGPVPNFNNTSIGPESYANNTGLCGGPLKHCPPV